DNA from Pseudomonas putida:
GTGGCCTGGCACTTGAAGCGACGCTTGCTGGAACTGGAACAGGATGGGCGGCTGCAACGCGAGATCATCCTGGTGCCGGTGGCCAACCCCGTGGGCCTGGAGCAGGTGCTGCTGGACGCGCCTCTGGGACGCTTCGAGCTGCAAAGTGGCGAGAACTTCAACCGCAACTTCGTTGACTTGTCCGACAGCATCGGTGATCAGATCGAGGGACACCTGACGCAGGATCCTTCACACAACCTAGCGCTGATCCGCGAATACCTGCGCCGAGGCCTGGACGCGCATCCGGCGCGCACCCCGCTGCAGTCCCAACGCCTGACCTTGCAGCGCCTGGCGTGCGATGCCGACATGGTTCTGGACCTGCATTGCGATTTCGAGGCAGTGGAGCATCTGTACACCACACCGGAGGCCTGGGATCAGGTCGAGCCGCTGGCCCGTTACCTAGGGGTGCAGGCCAGCTTGCTGGCCACGGACTCCGGCGGCCAATCGTTCGATGAATGCTTCAGCCTGGTGTGGTGGCAATTGCAGCAGCGCTTCGGCAAGCAGTTCCCCATCCCCCTGGGCAGCTTCTCGGTGACCGTCGAGCTGCGTGGGCAGGCTGATGTCAGCCACGACCTGGCGACTCAGGATTGCCAAGGAATACTTAATTTCCTGACCCATGCCGGGGTCATTTCAGGCGAGGCTCCCGCCCTGCCACCCCTGGCC
Protein-coding regions in this window:
- a CDS encoding succinylglutamate desuccinylase/aspartoacylase family protein is translated as MHHSTHDLLSPVPGIARQLHSFHFGPRGGGKVYIQASLHADELPGMLVAWHLKRRLLELEQDGRLQREIILVPVANPVGLEQVLLDAPLGRFELQSGENFNRNFVDLSDSIGDQIEGHLTQDPSHNLALIREYLRRGLDAHPARTPLQSQRLTLQRLACDADMVLDLHCDFEAVEHLYTTPEAWDQVEPLARYLGVQASLLATDSGGQSFDECFSLVWWQLQQRFGKQFPIPLGSFSVTVELRGQADVSHDLATQDCQGILNFLTHAGVISGEAPALPPLAYPATPLAAVEPVVAPLGGLLVFHAAPGQYLAAGELIAEVIDPLSDRVTAVRNTQPGLLYARSVRRMATTGMVIAHVAGEQVCRSGYLLAN